The following proteins are encoded in a genomic region of Streptomyces collinus Tu 365:
- the npdG gene encoding NADPH-dependent F420 reductase, translating to MTSTDSAQTPAKAPAKDPWDLPDVSGLVVGVLGGTGPQGKGLAHRLARAGQKVIIGSRAAERARATAEELGDGVEGADNAETARRSDIVIVAVPWEGHGKTLESLREELAGKLVVDCVNPLGFDKQGAYALRPEEGSAAEQAAALLPDSRVTAAFHHLSAVLLQDPEIEEIDTDVMVLGDARADVETVQALAGRIPGMRGIFAGRLRNAHQVESLVANLISVNRRYKAHAGLRVTDV from the coding sequence ATGACCTCTACCGACAGCGCACAGACTCCCGCGAAGGCCCCCGCCAAGGACCCCTGGGACCTGCCCGACGTCTCCGGGCTGGTCGTCGGCGTGCTCGGCGGCACCGGCCCGCAGGGCAAGGGCCTCGCCCACCGGCTCGCCCGGGCCGGGCAGAAGGTGATCATCGGCTCGCGGGCCGCGGAGCGCGCCCGGGCCACCGCCGAGGAGCTGGGGGACGGCGTCGAGGGCGCCGACAACGCCGAGACCGCGCGCCGCAGCGACATCGTGATCGTCGCCGTGCCGTGGGAGGGCCACGGCAAGACCCTGGAGTCGCTGCGCGAGGAGCTGGCCGGGAAGCTCGTCGTCGACTGTGTGAACCCGCTCGGCTTCGACAAGCAGGGCGCCTACGCGCTCAGGCCCGAGGAGGGCAGCGCCGCCGAGCAGGCCGCCGCCCTGCTGCCCGACTCCCGGGTCACCGCCGCCTTCCACCACCTGTCGGCCGTCCTGCTGCAGGACCCGGAGATCGAGGAGATCGACACCGACGTGATGGTGCTGGGCGACGCCCGCGCCGACGTGGAGACCGTCCAGGCGCTGGCCGGCCGCATCCCCGGCATGCGCGGCATCTTCGCCGGCCGGCTGCGCAACGCCCACCAGGTCGAGTCGCTGGTCGCGAACCTGATCTCCGTGAACCGCCGCTACAAGGCACACGCCGGGCTCCGCGTCACCGACGTGTGA
- a CDS encoding DUF6578 domain-containing protein, whose translation MALMKVFYEDWQMECCGSPFDVGEEVAWKLVAYDGEDRRHGAEAWVENHGGPDRETVGGVRAIDLVHQEFLAHHDPRAAEAAELADVPPGTLVFRSTGRRLKPVPGPPTLEPVRSCPRWFNAFEEEEQPPRRVPFRVRRAVGVLVALEVSDATPHRPGDRP comes from the coding sequence ATGGCACTGATGAAGGTGTTCTACGAGGACTGGCAGATGGAATGCTGCGGCAGCCCGTTCGACGTGGGCGAGGAGGTGGCCTGGAAGCTGGTCGCCTACGACGGCGAGGACCGGCGGCACGGCGCCGAGGCGTGGGTGGAGAACCACGGCGGCCCCGACCGGGAGACCGTGGGCGGTGTCCGGGCCATCGACCTGGTGCACCAGGAGTTCCTGGCCCACCACGACCCCCGCGCCGCCGAAGCCGCGGAACTCGCCGACGTGCCGCCCGGCACGCTGGTCTTCCGGTCGACCGGGCGCAGGCTGAAGCCGGTGCCGGGCCCGCCCACCCTGGAGCCCGTCCGCAGCTGCCCCCGGTGGTTCAACGCGTTCGAGGAGGAGGAGCAGCCGCCGCGCCGCGTCCCCTTCCGTGTCCGCCGCGCCGTCGGCGTCCTCGTCGCCCTGGAGGTTTCCGACGCCACACCGCACCGGCCCGGTGACCGCCCCTGA
- a CDS encoding site-2 protease family protein, translated as MTTVTTSRGDRRISPVFLGILAVAAVTGWATWTGFAEQPGIALFLFVTAAWIVSLCLHEYAHARTALHNGDVSVGAKGYLTLNPLKYTHALLSIVLPVVFMIMGGIGLPGGAVFIERGRIQGRWRHSMISAAGPLTNVVFAVVCTAPFWLHALDGVPRDFRYALAFLALLQVTAAILNFLPVPGLDGYGVIEPWLSYQVKRQVEPFAPFGLMIVFALLWLPAVNGVFFNAIHAVLRALGIDEVQTYCGYDLFRFWRENDPGCSIIP; from the coding sequence ATGACCACCGTCACCACCAGCCGAGGCGATCGGCGGATCAGCCCCGTCTTCCTCGGGATCCTGGCCGTCGCCGCCGTGACCGGCTGGGCCACCTGGACGGGCTTCGCCGAGCAGCCGGGGATCGCGCTGTTCCTGTTCGTGACGGCGGCCTGGATCGTCTCCCTGTGCCTGCACGAGTACGCGCACGCGCGCACCGCGCTGCACAACGGGGACGTCTCGGTCGGCGCGAAGGGCTACCTGACGCTGAACCCGCTGAAGTACACGCACGCGCTGCTGAGCATCGTGCTCCCGGTGGTGTTCATGATCATGGGCGGGATCGGCCTGCCGGGCGGCGCGGTCTTCATCGAGCGGGGCCGCATCCAGGGCCGGTGGCGACACAGCATGATCTCGGCGGCGGGCCCGCTGACCAACGTGGTGTTCGCGGTGGTGTGCACCGCGCCCTTCTGGCTGCACGCCCTGGACGGGGTGCCCCGCGACTTCCGGTACGCGCTGGCGTTCCTCGCGCTGCTCCAGGTGACCGCGGCGATCCTGAACTTCCTGCCGGTGCCGGGCCTCGACGGCTACGGGGTGATCGAGCCGTGGCTGTCGTACCAGGTGAAGCGGCAGGTGGAGCCGTTCGCGCCGTTCGGCCTGATGATCGTGTTCGCGCTGCTGTGGCTGCCGGCGGTGAACGGCGTGTTCTTCAACGCGATCCACGCGGTCCTGCGCGCCCTGGGGATCGACGAGGTCCAGACGTACTGCGGCTACGACCTGTTCCGGTTCTGGCGGGAGAACGACCCCGGCTGTTCGATCATCCCGTGA